In the genome of Acidimicrobiia bacterium, one region contains:
- a CDS encoding DUF6395 domain-containing protein — protein MRAGFRHQGDHAVFRLDLLPGEATAAVGQYDMRIALTTGQFRVELPRRVDEPHPDVAALSALTAARPWTARTLRLDRGVSAHFAGTVEAALGISVEPIDPMLPRRERGSRTALLYSGGPDSLTAETLLGPGLAFIHMTRAKHPRVPNRATHHRDDIARDLARQAAGRGEEVHFIRSDVEFVCSRPHPTFPHAMTWALGPLLLADDLDLGGVVYGLDLSHMYVGRGFRWRPFAAEDDRWVRVFAAVGLEMLLPVAGVSEVITTRLGARHRLSDLSRSCTLGDRRGPCLGCVKCARKELLKAAVEARPMTVEALDRLAASPRVVEFLSRTPVQNQHTFEYGLARVPGLEGSVFQPLRDALRPTVEDTLWLEAIYGPALNLLPAEEAARLVARAAAEGVRFMTHDEEARVESWVARSGAAGSARNLTPAG, from the coding sequence ATGCGCGCCGGATTCCGCCACCAGGGAGACCACGCCGTCTTTCGGCTCGATCTCCTACCCGGAGAGGCGACTGCTGCCGTCGGGCAATACGACATGCGGATCGCGCTGACGACGGGTCAGTTCCGGGTCGAACTCCCTCGACGGGTTGATGAGCCCCATCCCGATGTGGCGGCCCTTTCCGCCCTCACCGCAGCCAGGCCCTGGACCGCCCGAACCCTGCGTCTGGATCGGGGCGTCTCGGCCCACTTCGCCGGGACGGTCGAGGCCGCTCTGGGGATCTCGGTCGAGCCCATCGACCCGATGCTGCCGCGACGAGAGCGGGGGAGCCGGACCGCACTCCTCTACTCGGGTGGACCCGACAGCCTCACCGCCGAGACGCTGCTCGGGCCCGGCCTGGCGTTCATCCACATGACCCGGGCGAAGCACCCGCGTGTCCCCAACCGGGCCACCCATCACCGGGACGACATCGCCCGGGATCTCGCCCGACAGGCCGCCGGGCGCGGCGAGGAGGTGCACTTCATCCGATCCGACGTCGAGTTCGTCTGCTCACGACCTCATCCCACATTCCCCCATGCCATGACATGGGCCCTCGGTCCCCTGCTTCTCGCCGATGATCTCGACCTGGGCGGCGTGGTCTACGGGCTGGACCTCTCCCACATGTACGTCGGCCGGGGGTTTCGATGGCGCCCCTTCGCCGCCGAGGACGATCGCTGGGTGCGCGTGTTCGCTGCAGTGGGGCTGGAGATGCTGCTGCCAGTGGCCGGTGTCTCCGAGGTGATCACCACCAGGCTCGGCGCCCGGCACCGCCTCTCCGACCTCTCCCGGTCGTGCACCCTTGGCGACCGGCGCGGCCCCTGCCTGGGATGTGTCAAGTGTGCCCGCAAGGAGCTGCTCAAGGCGGCGGTCGAGGCACGCCCCATGACCGTCGAGGCCCTCGACCGACTCGCCGCCAGCCCGAGGGTGGTCGAGTTCCTCTCGCGAACCCCGGTGCAGAACCAGCACACCTTCGAGTACGGCCTGGCCCGCGTGCCCGGCCTGGAGGGATCGGTGTTCCAGCCACTGCGCGACGCCCTGCGACCGACCGTCGAGGACACCTTGTGGCTGGAGGCGATCTACGGGCCAGCTCTGAACCTCCTGCCCGCCGAGGAGGCCGCCCGCCTGGTCGCCCGGGCCGCGGCGGAGGGCGTGCGGTTCATGACCCACGACGAGGAGGCACGCGTCGAATCGTGGGTGGCCCGCTCCGGAGCCGCCGGTAGTGCCCGGAACCTCACACCAGCCGGCTGA
- a CDS encoding DUF6395 domain-containing protein, producing MRVSVRWEGATARFRIDLLPGEELRGTGQFHMTVELVAQQFRLTLPEPIPEPHPDLVALAALTVARPWTRHTMMVERGVSPRFAEAVERALGIEVCPVDSHLTSRTPGPGRILSYSGGPDSIASRLLLGPLPLWHLVRVTSRSVPNRAGHITAGVTRRLVESAAGLGEEVVLVESDLEFVAARPFPTYPQTEAVLAGPVLAADKVGLGTLALGRTLNGTYVLPEVGARRPDPEMAWIEAFAAAGVNLVYPVASMFEVVTRPLASRTPLGTLARSCARGNYSTPCLSCRKCAWSQLLLAALDERPMEPTALKRLAASREVIADFSGGPPYPSQPVLEYALARVPELEGTVFDEPLRILRPTREATAWTERYHPGAIAEMAAPIGQELTVALEGAGVEPMTPREQEMLLGWVAEPAARTTDSGQPSRGS from the coding sequence ATGCGGGTCTCCGTCAGGTGGGAGGGCGCCACCGCCAGGTTCCGGATCGACCTCCTCCCAGGGGAAGAGTTGAGGGGCACAGGTCAGTTCCACATGACCGTCGAACTCGTGGCGCAGCAGTTCCGCCTCACACTTCCCGAGCCGATCCCCGAACCCCACCCCGATCTCGTGGCCCTGGCGGCGCTCACCGTGGCCCGGCCCTGGACACGGCACACCATGATGGTCGAAAGGGGGGTGTCCCCCCGGTTCGCCGAAGCAGTGGAGAGGGCTCTCGGTATCGAGGTGTGCCCCGTCGACTCCCACCTGACGTCGCGCACCCCGGGCCCCGGAAGAATCCTTTCCTACTCCGGCGGGCCGGACAGCATCGCCTCCCGCCTCCTGCTCGGCCCGCTCCCCCTCTGGCACCTTGTACGGGTCACATCGCGGTCGGTGCCGAACCGCGCCGGACACATCACCGCCGGGGTGACCCGCCGCCTCGTCGAGAGCGCCGCCGGCCTGGGCGAGGAGGTCGTGCTGGTCGAATCCGACCTCGAGTTCGTTGCAGCCCGTCCCTTTCCCACCTATCCGCAGACCGAGGCTGTGCTGGCAGGCCCGGTACTCGCCGCCGACAAGGTCGGCCTGGGGACTCTCGCCCTGGGCCGGACTCTCAACGGCACATATGTCCTTCCTGAGGTAGGGGCCCGCCGTCCCGACCCCGAGATGGCCTGGATCGAGGCGTTCGCCGCCGCCGGCGTGAACCTGGTGTACCCGGTGGCTTCGATGTTCGAGGTGGTGACCCGACCCCTGGCGTCCCGGACACCGCTCGGCACCCTGGCGCGCTCGTGTGCAAGAGGCAACTACTCCACGCCGTGCCTCTCATGTCGCAAGTGCGCGTGGTCGCAGCTGCTCCTCGCCGCTCTGGACGAACGGCCCATGGAACCGACTGCCCTGAAGCGGTTGGCCGCTTCGCGGGAAGTGATCGCCGACTTCTCCGGAGGGCCTCCCTATCCGTCCCAGCCCGTCCTCGAGTACGCCCTGGCGCGGGTTCCCGAGCTGGAGGGAACCGTGTTCGACGAACCGCTACGAATCCTCAGGCCAACCCGCGAGGCGACGGCCTGGACCGAGCGCTACCACCCGGGGGCGATCGCCGAGATGGCCGCCCCCATCGGGCAGGAACTGACCGTCGCCCTCGAAGGCGCCGGCGTGGAGCCGATGACCCCGCGAGAACAGGAGATGCTCCTCGGCTGGGTGGCCGAACCGGCGGCACGTACGACCGACAGTGGTCAGCCGAGCAGGGGCTCCTAG
- a CDS encoding DUF6395 domain-containing protein gives MRVAVGVEGHEVLFRLELLPGELPRGHGQFHMEVIFGVPEFRVRLPMAPGDLHPDLVALTALTVVRPWSHELRMVGLAVSQKFAGAVHQAFGIEVGPVDPALTPRRAIGRPAISYSGGPDSMAAESLVGPGIPLIHMVRIPHRRVPYRTARHRGDVHRALVEHALAAGEEVHFFESDLEFVVVRPHPTFPQWPSILVGPILLADLLQLASITYGRTQNGMYLDEGRRFNPAADSELAWVEVFAAAGLDLLYPTAGLSEASTLRLASRHRLGDLSRSCMLGDHRGPCLTCRKCALKELLRAAISGAPLPFETDRRLGASPSVVEYLETPPYYHQYLLEYGLPRVPGIEATVFGLAARHLRSTVEETAWMDRYYPPALDLLPGPLANQVESRLLEEGIEVMTERDIELFESWHPGRALRADRQPQPAALDPS, from the coding sequence ATGCGTGTCGCCGTCGGCGTGGAGGGGCACGAAGTCCTATTCCGCCTGGAGCTACTTCCGGGTGAGTTGCCGCGTGGCCACGGCCAGTTCCACATGGAGGTCATCTTCGGGGTGCCCGAGTTCCGGGTGAGGCTGCCGATGGCACCCGGCGACCTGCACCCCGACCTGGTGGCGCTCACAGCCTTGACCGTCGTGCGGCCCTGGTCGCATGAGCTGCGGATGGTGGGATTGGCCGTGTCTCAGAAGTTCGCAGGCGCCGTTCATCAGGCGTTCGGCATCGAGGTCGGACCCGTCGACCCGGCACTGACTCCGCGTAGAGCCATCGGGCGACCGGCAATCTCCTACTCGGGGGGACCCGATTCGATGGCGGCAGAGTCGCTGGTCGGTCCGGGGATCCCGTTGATCCACATGGTGCGCATCCCACACCGTCGGGTTCCCTATCGCACGGCCCGCCACCGGGGCGACGTCCACAGGGCGCTGGTCGAACATGCCCTCGCCGCTGGCGAGGAGGTCCACTTCTTCGAGTCGGACCTCGAGTTCGTGGTGGTTCGTCCTCACCCGACCTTCCCTCAGTGGCCCTCGATCCTCGTTGGCCCGATCCTCCTGGCAGACCTGCTCCAGCTGGCAAGCATCACATACGGGCGGACACAGAACGGGATGTACCTCGACGAGGGGCGCCGGTTCAACCCGGCTGCCGACTCCGAGCTCGCCTGGGTGGAGGTGTTCGCGGCCGCCGGACTCGACCTGCTGTACCCCACGGCCGGCCTCTCCGAGGCCTCGACCCTGCGCCTCGCCTCACGGCACCGACTCGGTGATCTCAGTCGTTCCTGCATGCTCGGCGACCATCGCGGCCCGTGTCTCACCTGCCGCAAGTGTGCCCTCAAGGAACTGCTGCGAGCCGCCATCTCGGGCGCTCCTCTGCCCTTCGAAACCGACCGGAGGCTCGGCGCTTCTCCGTCCGTCGTCGAGTACCTGGAGACACCTCCCTACTACCACCAGTACCTCCTCGAGTACGGGCTGCCCCGGGTGCCCGGGATCGAAGCCACCGTGTTCGGCCTCGCCGCCCGCCATCTGCGGTCGACGGTCGAGGAGACCGCGTGGATGGATCGCTACTACCCGCCAGCTCTCGACCTGCTACCCGGGCCGCTCGCAAACCAGGTGGAGTCGCGGCTGCTCGAGGAGGGCATCGAGGTCATGACCGAGCGAGACATCGAGCTGTTCGAGTCCTGGCACCCGGGTCGAGCCCTCCGCGCCGATCGGCAGCCTCAGCCGGCGGCGCTCGACCCTTCGTAA
- a CDS encoding ABC transporter ATP-binding protein, translated as MSVPAVEVTDVRLAYRLDRQRVGTFKEFAINLFKGQVEREVLWGLDGVTLTVRPGEIVGVIGPNGAGKSTLMKVIARVLPPTSGRVVVRGTVAAMISLGAGFNPESTARENVMLYGALLGRSQAEMRERLPGIMEWAELTEFVDVPTRAFSSGMVARLAFAVATDAVSDVLIVDEVLSVGDQSFRAKSEQRMRDLIDSGASVIVVSHAMPTIRKLCQRVLWLDHGRVKMQGEVEEVVAAYEGSSAAG; from the coding sequence GTGAGCGTCCCCGCAGTCGAAGTGACCGACGTGCGCCTGGCGTACCGGCTCGACCGTCAGCGGGTCGGGACCTTCAAGGAGTTCGCCATCAACCTCTTCAAGGGGCAGGTGGAGCGCGAAGTGCTCTGGGGACTCGATGGTGTCACGCTCACCGTGCGGCCAGGCGAGATCGTCGGCGTGATAGGACCAAACGGCGCCGGCAAGAGCACCCTGATGAAGGTGATCGCCAGGGTGTTGCCGCCGACGAGCGGTCGAGTGGTGGTGCGGGGGACCGTTGCGGCGATGATCTCCCTTGGTGCCGGATTCAACCCCGAGTCCACGGCTCGCGAGAACGTGATGCTTTACGGGGCGCTGCTCGGCAGGTCACAGGCCGAGATGCGAGAGCGCCTCCCCGGGATCATGGAGTGGGCGGAGCTGACCGAGTTCGTGGATGTGCCCACCCGTGCCTTCTCGTCGGGAATGGTCGCCCGGCTGGCCTTCGCCGTTGCCACCGATGCCGTCTCGGACGTGCTGATCGTCGACGAGGTGCTGTCGGTGGGCGACCAGAGCTTCCGGGCGAAGTCGGAGCAGCGGATGCGGGACCTCATCGACAGCGGCGCCTCGGTGATCGTCGTATCCCACGCCATGCCGACGATTCGGAAGCTGTGCCAGCGCGTCCTGTGGCTCGACCATGGACGGGTGAAGATGCAGGGAGAGGTCGAGGAAGTGGTCGCCGCTTACGAAGGGTCGAGCGCCGCCGGCTGA
- a CDS encoding ABC transporter permease encodes MVARSAALYDSAQRRAPFTELRHLWEYRGLIRLLVTRDLTVRYKRSVLGVWWTLLNPLLTVAVFWIVFSQLFDRPGGAAPFIVYLTAGVLLAGFFAQGIGAAGSGIVDARGVLAKVFVPPEVFSFAAAIAAAINFMISLVPLVLIQLVQGVGIPITFLFVPVSIAAMLLFVAGLGLVVASLAVLFYDVFDLVKVLTQLATYMAATFYYAEIIPEGWRVLLDLNPLYHHIVMFRAFAYGDLFSWASVGVAVGSGLLAFALGVWVFSRNWKNVVVSL; translated from the coding sequence TTGGTCGCGAGATCTGCTGCCCTATACGACTCGGCGCAGCGGCGAGCCCCCTTCACCGAGCTGCGCCACCTCTGGGAGTACCGAGGCCTGATCCGCCTCCTGGTCACCCGCGACCTGACCGTGCGCTACAAGCGGTCCGTCTTGGGGGTGTGGTGGACGCTTCTCAACCCATTGCTGACGGTGGCGGTCTTCTGGATCGTGTTCTCGCAGTTGTTCGACCGGCCCGGAGGGGCGGCGCCTTTCATCGTCTATCTGACGGCGGGGGTGCTTCTCGCCGGCTTCTTCGCGCAGGGGATCGGCGCCGCCGGCTCCGGCATCGTCGACGCCCGCGGCGTACTGGCGAAGGTGTTCGTTCCGCCCGAAGTCTTCTCTTTCGCCGCCGCCATCGCCGCTGCCATCAACTTCATGATCAGCCTGGTGCCGCTGGTGTTGATCCAACTGGTGCAGGGTGTCGGGATCCCCATCACGTTCCTGTTCGTCCCGGTGTCGATCGCGGCCATGCTCCTCTTCGTCGCCGGCCTCGGTCTGGTGGTGGCCTCACTGGCTGTGCTCTTCTACGACGTGTTCGACCTGGTCAAGGTCCTCACCCAACTCGCCACCTACATGGCTGCGACCTTCTATTACGCAGAGATCATCCCCGAAGGCTGGCGCGTGCTCCTCGACCTCAACCCTCTCTATCACCACATCGTGATGTTCCGCGCCTTTGCCTATGGAGACCTGTTCTCCTGGGCGTCCGTGGGAGTAGCCGTCGGAAGCGGGTTGCTGGCCTTCGCCCTCGGCGTGTGGGTGTTCTCCCGCAACTGGAAGAACGTGGTGGTGTCGCTGTGA
- a CDS encoding Na/Pi symporter, with product MTDATDQPTLPSWARTALVVGLLYAFLAGVKALESGIGGLGEGFTDRIFEGVSNPFAGLFVGVLGTVIVQSSSVSTATIVGLVGAGTLSVEAAVPMIMGANIGTTVTNTLVSMGYMRGGHEFRRAFAGATMHDFFNLICVAVLLPIELATDFLARTATWLTSVFRSTSVGVIGHGDSPIKVAVGKPAKVLSGLLEDIGLSPSAVGTILLVVGLVVILVSLAAITHNMRRLMMGGIERSMNAVLARGGGLAGMAVGVVMTVAVQSSSITTSILIPMIAAGVLTIPNAFPITLGANLGTTVTALLASLAATRPEGLTIALVHLLFNAVGVLIVYPVARMRRIPIALAEGLARAADERRSLVFLYVVGGFVVVPLLGVLLLR from the coding sequence ATGACCGACGCAACCGATCAGCCGACCCTGCCGTCCTGGGCGCGAACGGCGCTGGTCGTCGGCCTCCTCTACGCCTTTCTCGCCGGGGTCAAGGCCCTCGAATCCGGCATCGGTGGCCTCGGCGAAGGATTCACCGATCGCATCTTCGAAGGCGTCTCCAACCCGTTCGCCGGCCTCTTCGTGGGGGTCCTGGGCACGGTGATCGTCCAATCGTCCTCGGTGAGCACCGCCACCATCGTCGGCCTGGTCGGTGCCGGCACCCTCTCAGTCGAGGCAGCGGTCCCGATGATCATGGGCGCCAACATCGGCACAACGGTGACCAACACCCTGGTCTCAATGGGGTACATGCGCGGAGGGCACGAGTTCCGACGGGCCTTCGCCGGGGCCACCATGCACGACTTCTTCAACCTGATCTGTGTAGCCGTCCTGCTCCCGATCGAGCTCGCCACCGACTTCCTGGCGCGTACCGCCACCTGGCTCACCTCGGTGTTTCGATCCACCTCCGTCGGTGTCATCGGCCACGGCGATAGCCCCATCAAGGTGGCGGTGGGGAAACCGGCAAAGGTACTGTCCGGGCTGCTCGAGGACATCGGGCTCTCGCCGAGCGCCGTCGGCACCATCCTCCTCGTAGTCGGCTTGGTGGTCATCCTCGTCTCGCTCGCCGCCATCACCCACAACATGCGGCGACTCATGATGGGCGGCATCGAACGATCCATGAACGCCGTGCTGGCACGAGGCGGCGGCCTCGCCGGCATGGCGGTCGGAGTGGTGATGACGGTCGCCGTGCAGAGCTCGAGCATCACCACGTCGATCCTGATTCCCATGATCGCCGCCGGAGTGCTCACCATCCCCAATGCCTTCCCCATCACCCTCGGCGCCAACCTGGGGACGACGGTGACGGCTCTCCTGGCGTCATTGGCGGCCACTCGCCCCGAAGGGCTCACCATCGCACTGGTGCACCTCCTGTTCAACGCCGTCGGGGTACTCATCGTGTACCCGGTGGCCCGAATGCGGCGGATACCGATCGCCCTGGCCGAGGGCCTGGCGCGCGCCGCCGACGAACGCAGATCCCTCGTATTCCTCTACGTGGTGGGAGGATTCGTCGTCGTACCTCTGCTCGGTGTGCTACTTCTTCGTTGA
- a CDS encoding PhoU domain-containing protein, which yields MVLELFKGGGDEGLAVTSARIAEMLVDCRHTFDLAFGALLDGVEPASVGKEVRKTDVGVNKAERAVRRELLVHVSVRGTTANIPMVLASMSVVKDAERIGDYAKNIWDLAAEGIDLSDAPDREVLSGWRDRVSAAIGEVSRAFVERDTESAHRLLKEFDGLLDECDQIISAQINSTGSPRDAVPRALLFRYVKRIVAHLMNVLTSLVMPLDRLDYYDEKKADRD from the coding sequence ATGGTGCTGGAACTGTTCAAGGGCGGGGGCGACGAAGGCCTAGCCGTCACGTCGGCCCGCATCGCCGAGATGCTGGTCGACTGCAGGCACACCTTCGACCTGGCGTTCGGCGCCCTCCTCGACGGGGTGGAGCCGGCGAGCGTGGGGAAGGAGGTTCGCAAGACCGACGTGGGGGTCAACAAGGCCGAACGCGCCGTCAGGCGCGAGCTCCTGGTACATGTGAGCGTGCGGGGGACGACCGCCAACATCCCGATGGTGTTGGCGTCGATGAGCGTGGTAAAGGATGCCGAGCGAATTGGCGACTACGCCAAGAACATCTGGGACCTCGCCGCAGAAGGGATCGACCTCTCCGACGCTCCCGACCGTGAGGTCCTCTCCGGATGGCGGGATCGGGTCTCGGCGGCCATCGGCGAGGTATCTCGCGCCTTCGTGGAGCGCGACACGGAGTCGGCCCACCGGCTACTCAAGGAGTTCGACGGACTCCTCGACGAGTGTGACCAGATCATCTCGGCCCAGATCAACTCGACCGGATCACCCAGGGACGCCGTGCCACGCGCCCTGCTGTTCCGCTATGTGAAGAGGATCGTCGCCCATCTGATGAATGTGCTCACCTCGTTGGTGATGCCGCTCGACCGCCTCGACTACTACGACGAGAAGAAGGCCGACCGGGACTGA
- a CDS encoding glycosyltransferase, translated as MPMWLKRLIRPLVPDRIMARYRLHQHSRQVRSNVDVFVSSDREVRRWLATTPDTYRVGALPGGGAPRGDPVALGDASRLPALRRAIAASGASAAFAALTDRPRLVGRRRVEPSLQPSAALVSAEVMADVGAGEGDDLTGLWHRMAGAGHRLALIPEVSAEVDPRRHDPIEVPVVVVLAAVPIHDVGGGGRGAQIALEALRRGFHVVFVALAGTHESVDLGLRFVHLRLEQQRADQVHLPTLLARAARGGLILVEVPAPAYLDAVAAPLEGWSVCYDVIDLWSDPALGGDWYRRDVEERFLRQADSVVVSAPDLMPVAAAVGRETVVIPNAVNADVFGVEPGPAPEDLPRGDGPLFGYHGSLYGDWLDWEAVAAVAERWPEGRVVLIGDPPARRRPLPGNVHLLGLKAQADLPAYVCRFDVGLLPFVVSPTTHAVSPLKVFEYLACGVPVAAPPLRSLDGMDGVYRSAEFLVAVESALSAPRPDRSRALEEHSWERRVEDLIAATGVVQPQSPGEPARVVVRPVIHWSRSERRL; from the coding sequence ATGCCCATGTGGCTGAAGCGGCTGATCCGTCCGCTGGTGCCCGATCGGATCATGGCCCGCTACCGGCTGCATCAGCACTCGCGCCAGGTGCGCAGCAACGTCGACGTGTTCGTCTCGTCAGACCGGGAGGTGCGGCGGTGGCTGGCGACCACGCCCGACACCTATCGCGTCGGCGCGCTGCCGGGAGGTGGTGCTCCCCGGGGGGATCCGGTGGCTCTCGGCGATGCCTCCCGGCTGCCCGCCCTGCGACGGGCGATAGCCGCGAGCGGCGCCTCGGCAGCGTTCGCCGCTCTCACCGACAGGCCCCGTCTGGTGGGGCGGCGCCGCGTGGAGCCCTCCCTGCAGCCGAGTGCCGCCCTGGTCTCCGCCGAGGTGATGGCCGACGTCGGCGCCGGGGAAGGCGACGACCTGACCGGGCTGTGGCACCGGATGGCCGGCGCCGGGCATCGGCTGGCGCTGATTCCCGAGGTGTCGGCCGAGGTCGATCCCCGACGCCATGACCCCATCGAGGTGCCGGTGGTGGTGGTGCTGGCGGCGGTGCCGATCCACGACGTGGGTGGCGGCGGGCGTGGCGCCCAGATCGCCCTCGAGGCGCTCCGGCGCGGCTTCCACGTGGTGTTCGTCGCCCTGGCAGGCACCCACGAGTCGGTCGATCTCGGACTCCGGTTCGTCCATCTGCGCCTGGAGCAGCAGCGCGCCGATCAGGTGCACCTGCCGACCCTGTTGGCGCGCGCCGCCCGGGGGGGTCTGATCCTGGTGGAGGTCCCTGCGCCCGCCTACCTGGATGCGGTGGCGGCGCCACTGGAAGGATGGTCCGTGTGTTACGACGTCATCGACCTGTGGTCGGACCCGGCCCTGGGCGGCGACTGGTACCGGCGCGATGTGGAGGAGAGGTTCCTGCGCCAGGCGGACTCCGTGGTCGTCTCCGCCCCCGATCTGATGCCGGTGGCGGCTGCGGTTGGTCGGGAGACGGTGGTGATCCCCAACGCGGTCAACGCCGACGTGTTCGGTGTCGAGCCGGGGCCGGCTCCCGAGGATCTCCCCCGCGGGGATGGGCCGCTGTTCGGTTATCACGGCTCGCTCTACGGGGACTGGCTCGACTGGGAGGCGGTGGCGGCGGTGGCCGAGAGGTGGCCCGAGGGTCGAGTGGTGCTGATCGGCGATCCGCCGGCGCGGCGGCGGCCGCTGCCGGGGAACGTCCATCTCCTCGGGCTCAAGGCGCAGGCGGATCTGCCCGCCTACGTGTGCCGGTTCGACGTGGGCCTGCTTCCGTTCGTTGTCTCGCCAACCACGCACGCGGTGAGCCCCCTGAAGGTGTTCGAGTACCTGGCGTGCGGAGTGCCGGTGGCGGCGCCACCCCTGCGCTCCCTGGACGGGATGGACGGGGTGTATCGCTCGGCGGAGTTCCTGGTCGCGGTGGAGTCTGCCCTTTCGGCGCCTCGGCCCGATCGGAGTCGGGCCCTGGAGGAGCACTCTTGGGAGCGTCGGGTGGAGGACCTGATCGCTGCCACCGGTGTGGTGCAGCCGCAGTCTCCCGGCGAGCCGGCCCGGGTGGTGGTTAGGCCGGTGATCCACTGGAGCCGGTCGGAACGCAGGCTGTAG